One Robbsia sp. KACC 23696 DNA segment encodes these proteins:
- a CDS encoding ATP-binding protein has product MADQQRNTQSGAGSGGSFGANRAHAAALPQHGGGDADSRSRDVAGEASGITSPERITSLLRFIEPLDLLLQQAVHRVDATPDDKLGLRTLVLPPDVVDRQLGQLIGSPFWARQGSVESAVSRDAGCGAAMSAADVALLDVASPLGQLVSRFGLDALQVNLLLLSAMPLIDRRYAALFSFAQQDKPNLEWPTLDLAFTLLGIEGESRILARAALGPDAPIFAQQLVVGSSPKTAAWAVELRCDPAVFAFLIGGGSTWQDPAAQWLDPARYAYDPVFHGALVERMSVAMRAADARGQSSPILVFRGDTHEDACAAWVEAADRAARKVLALDCELLPDGDLDLVRLIKQCCREGAMRGAWLWVRNADLLEARKPGNWHYVAQGLEHYLGPLALSLSASDGLVWLGQRSHRLEKLPEANVAETAGMLARTIAAEIEGDPISADACVSLAARFRLSPQTARPAVREALLYQACEGGEMPLTAEALRHAFALRSQRHFGKLAQRIVPRLGLSDVMLSADVRQRVNELLAAVRQREVALERGFAQKVGRATGIAAMFHGGSGTGKTLTAEALAHHLGVDLVKVDLSTVVNKFIGETEKNLSRIFDLASADAGVLFFDEADALFGKRSETKDAHDRHANIEVSYLLQRMESFPGLIVMSTNHPDHLDEAFSRRIAFMIEFKHPDRDTRRRLWSSAWPEGVALAADLSFDELADISDLAGGNIKNVALLSAWMSMEAGAAAVSRDAVFTAIAREFEKLGRLWFR; this is encoded by the coding sequence ATGGCCGACCAACAACGCAATACGCAGAGTGGCGCGGGGAGCGGCGGATCTTTCGGCGCAAACCGCGCGCATGCCGCAGCGCTGCCGCAACATGGCGGCGGTGATGCGGACAGCCGATCGAGGGACGTAGCAGGCGAGGCATCGGGGATAACGTCACCGGAACGCATCACAAGCTTGCTGCGTTTCATCGAGCCGCTGGATCTGCTATTGCAACAAGCCGTTCATCGCGTAGACGCCACGCCCGACGACAAGCTGGGCTTGCGAACGCTGGTGCTACCGCCCGACGTCGTCGATCGACAACTGGGCCAACTGATCGGCTCGCCGTTTTGGGCACGGCAGGGCAGCGTCGAGAGCGCTGTTTCGCGAGACGCAGGGTGTGGCGCGGCGATGTCGGCGGCGGATGTGGCCTTGCTCGACGTAGCCAGCCCGCTGGGACAACTGGTCAGCCGTTTCGGACTCGATGCATTGCAGGTCAATCTGCTCCTGCTGAGTGCCATGCCGCTGATCGACCGCCGCTACGCGGCGTTGTTCAGTTTCGCGCAACAGGATAAGCCGAATCTGGAATGGCCGACGTTGGATCTCGCGTTCACGCTGCTGGGCATCGAAGGCGAGTCACGCATTCTCGCCCGTGCCGCGTTAGGGCCGGATGCGCCGATTTTCGCGCAGCAACTCGTTGTCGGAAGCTCGCCGAAAACGGCTGCCTGGGCTGTCGAGTTACGCTGCGACCCAGCGGTGTTCGCTTTTCTTATCGGAGGCGGATCCACATGGCAAGATCCCGCGGCGCAATGGCTGGACCCAGCGCGCTATGCCTACGACCCCGTCTTTCATGGTGCCTTGGTCGAGCGAATGTCGGTCGCGATGCGGGCGGCCGATGCGAGAGGGCAAAGTAGCCCGATCCTCGTGTTTCGCGGCGACACGCACGAGGACGCTTGCGCGGCCTGGGTCGAGGCGGCCGATCGCGCCGCGCGCAAGGTGCTCGCATTGGATTGCGAGCTGTTGCCCGACGGCGATCTCGATCTCGTGCGACTCATCAAACAATGCTGTCGGGAGGGCGCCATGCGGGGGGCGTGGCTGTGGGTTCGGAACGCCGACTTGCTGGAGGCGCGAAAGCCGGGCAATTGGCATTACGTCGCGCAGGGTTTGGAGCACTACCTCGGGCCGCTCGCGCTTTCTTTGTCGGCCAGCGACGGTTTGGTGTGGCTCGGCCAGCGTTCACATCGGCTCGAAAAGCTGCCGGAGGCGAACGTGGCGGAGACGGCCGGCATGTTGGCACGCACCATTGCCGCGGAAATAGAGGGCGACCCGATTTCCGCCGATGCCTGCGTGTCATTGGCCGCGCGCTTCAGGCTGTCGCCCCAGACGGCCAGACCCGCGGTGCGAGAGGCGCTGTTGTATCAAGCCTGCGAGGGCGGTGAAATGCCACTGACCGCCGAGGCTTTGCGGCACGCCTTCGCGCTGCGTTCGCAACGGCATTTCGGCAAGCTCGCGCAGCGTATCGTTCCGCGCCTCGGTTTGTCGGATGTGATGCTTTCGGCGGACGTTCGACAAAGAGTCAACGAGTTGTTGGCGGCCGTTCGGCAGCGCGAGGTCGCGCTCGAGCGCGGCTTCGCGCAGAAAGTCGGACGTGCCACCGGGATTGCGGCGATGTTCCATGGCGGGTCTGGCACCGGCAAGACCCTGACGGCCGAGGCGCTGGCACACCATCTCGGGGTCGATCTGGTCAAAGTCGATCTGTCGACCGTCGTCAACAAATTCATTGGCGAGACCGAAAAGAACCTGTCCCGCATTTTCGATTTGGCGAGTGCGGACGCAGGCGTGCTTTTCTTCGACGAGGCGGATGCGCTCTTCGGCAAGCGGTCTGAAACCAAGGATGCACATGATCGTCACGCCAATATTGAGGTTTCCTATCTATTGCAACGGATGGAGAGCTTCCCGGGATTGATCGTGATGTCGACAAATCATCCTGACCATCTGGACGAGGCGTTTTCCAGGCGAATTGCATTCATGATCGAGTTCAAGCATCCCGATCGCGATACGCGGCGCCGGCTGTGGTCTTCGGCCTGGCCGGAGGGCGTGGCGCTGGCGGCCGACCTCTCGTTCGACGAGTTGGCCGATATTTCGGATCTGGCGGGCGGCAATATCAAGAATGTCGCCTTGTTATCTGCATGGATGTCGATGGAGGCGGGTGCGGCTGCCGTGAGCCGCGATGCCGTCTTCACCGCCATTGCCCGAGAGTTCGAAAAACTTGGACGTTTGTGGTTTCGATAG
- the ahcY gene encoding adenosylhomocysteinase, with amino-acid sequence MNAAVLKSTPNAEAVIADIALAGWGKKEIAIAETEMPGLVSIRDEFRGAQPLKGARIAGSLHMTIQTAVLIETLEALGADVRWASCNIFSTQDHAAAAIAANGTAVFAVKGETLDEYWDYAHRIFEWPNGEHANMILDDGGDATLLLVLGTRAETDPSVIANPTNEEEVALYKSIKTWLAKDPHWYSPRLKAIQGVTEETTTGVHRLYQMERESRLPFPAINVNDSVTKSKFDNLYGCRESLVDGIKRATDVMIAGKVAVVAGYGDVGKGCAQSLRGLGATVWVTEIDPICALQAAMEGYRVVTMDYAASRADIFVTATGNLHVINHDHMKAMRNQAIVCNIGHFDSEIDVASTRQYEWDNIKPQVDHIVFPDGKRIIMLAEGRLVNLGCGTGHPSFVMSNSFTNQVLAQIELFSHGDKYENKVYVLPKHLDEKVARLHLGRIGANLTELTDTQAKYIDVSKSGPFKPAHYRY; translated from the coding sequence ATGAACGCTGCCGTATTGAAATCCACCCCGAATGCCGAAGCCGTCATCGCCGATATCGCATTGGCCGGATGGGGCAAGAAAGAAATCGCGATCGCCGAGACCGAAATGCCGGGCCTGGTGTCGATCCGTGATGAGTTCCGCGGCGCACAGCCCCTGAAGGGCGCGCGCATCGCCGGCTCGCTGCATATGACGATCCAGACCGCCGTGCTGATCGAAACCCTGGAAGCATTGGGTGCCGACGTACGTTGGGCATCGTGCAATATCTTCTCGACGCAAGATCACGCCGCCGCGGCCATCGCCGCCAACGGCACCGCCGTGTTCGCCGTGAAGGGCGAAACGCTGGACGAGTACTGGGATTACGCCCACCGTATCTTCGAATGGCCGAATGGCGAACACGCCAACATGATCCTGGACGATGGCGGCGACGCCACGTTGCTGCTGGTGCTGGGCACGCGCGCGGAAACGGATCCGTCGGTGATCGCCAACCCGACGAACGAGGAAGAGGTCGCGCTGTACAAGTCGATCAAGACCTGGCTGGCAAAGGATCCGCATTGGTACTCGCCGCGTCTGAAGGCCATCCAAGGCGTGACCGAAGAAACGACGACGGGCGTGCATCGACTGTATCAGATGGAGCGCGAGAGCCGTCTGCCGTTCCCGGCGATCAACGTCAATGACTCGGTGACGAAGTCGAAGTTCGACAATCTGTACGGCTGCCGTGAATCGCTCGTCGACGGTATCAAGCGCGCGACCGATGTGATGATCGCCGGCAAGGTCGCCGTCGTGGCCGGTTACGGCGATGTGGGCAAGGGTTGCGCGCAATCGCTGCGCGGCCTAGGCGCCACGGTGTGGGTCACGGAAATCGATCCGATCTGCGCCCTGCAAGCTGCGATGGAAGGCTATCGCGTCGTGACGATGGACTACGCCGCTTCGCGCGCGGACATCTTCGTGACGGCGACGGGTAACCTGCACGTGATCAATCACGATCACATGAAGGCCATGCGCAATCAGGCCATAGTCTGCAATATCGGTCACTTCGATTCGGAAATCGATGTCGCGTCCACCCGTCAGTACGAGTGGGACAACATCAAGCCGCAAGTCGACCACATCGTCTTCCCGGACGGCAAGCGCATCATCATGTTGGCCGAAGGCCGCCTGGTGAACCTGGGCTGCGGTACGGGTCACCCGTCGTTCGTGATGTCGAATTCGTTCACGAACCAAGTGCTGGCGCAGATCGAACTGTTCTCGCATGGCGACAAGTACGAAAACAAGGTCTACGTGCTGCCGAAGCATCTCGACGAGAAGGTCGCACGTCTGCATTTGGGCCGCATCGGCGCCAATCTGACGGAACTGACGGACACGCAAGCGAAGTACATCGATGTGTCGAAGTCGGGCCCGTTCAAGCCGGCGCATTATCGCTACTAA
- a CDS encoding Pvc16 family protein, which yields MTINVEGQALSTVTKAVENIIKEGLGDAKIVCEQESCVTFRVPRKTDKQKVSVFLYDVHEDLDVRIGAAREVEDRTGAWKPLRMFLRFSYLITCWRKDQEGEPETADLSMARSAAAESPAFRLPQVVLDAMLRNRTLKDVPGAFCRVLPPSENLDALGQFWQALKGNNPRLCMSYAVTVPVEVPVPAKAEPVWTIVDSKGTVDQPPSLDAWESARRRPKSTG from the coding sequence ATGACCATCAACGTCGAAGGGCAGGCGTTATCGACCGTCACGAAGGCGGTGGAAAACATCATCAAAGAGGGGCTGGGCGACGCTAAGATCGTGTGTGAGCAAGAGAGCTGCGTGACATTTCGCGTTCCCCGGAAAACCGATAAACAGAAAGTCAGTGTCTTTCTCTACGACGTGCATGAGGATCTGGATGTGCGAATTGGCGCTGCGAGGGAAGTAGAGGACCGGACCGGCGCCTGGAAGCCATTGCGAATGTTCCTGCGTTTCTCCTACTTGATCACGTGTTGGCGAAAAGACCAGGAAGGCGAACCGGAAACCGCCGATTTATCGATGGCAAGGAGCGCGGCCGCGGAATCCCCTGCCTTCAGGCTGCCGCAGGTCGTACTCGATGCGATGCTTCGGAATCGAACCTTGAAGGACGTGCCAGGCGCTTTTTGCCGGGTCTTGCCGCCATCGGAGAACCTCGACGCGCTAGGACAGTTCTGGCAGGCCCTCAAAGGCAATAATCCGCGATTGTGCATGAGCTATGCCGTTACCGTGCCGGTCGAGGTCCCCGTACCGGCCAAGGCGGAGCCGGTTTGGACGATTGTCGACAGTAAGGGTACCGTCGACCAACCCCCGTCGCTCGATGCGTGGGAGTCCGCGCGGCGCCGGCCTAAATCAACTGGGTAA
- a CDS encoding phage holin family protein, whose product MDWLLAWLINAVSLLILPYVIPSIKIRGFGTALVVALVLGLINILLRPVLVLLTLPVTLITLGLFILVINALLFQFAAWLLKGFEVSGFWSAFFGSLLYSVISWLLSALVLGHGLSWGVGKGDSGFV is encoded by the coding sequence ATGGACTGGCTGCTGGCTTGGCTGATCAACGCGGTCTCGCTGTTGATCCTGCCGTACGTAATCCCGTCGATCAAGATTCGCGGGTTTGGGACCGCTTTGGTCGTGGCGCTGGTGCTGGGCCTGATCAATATCCTGCTGCGTCCGGTACTCGTCCTGTTGACGCTGCCGGTGACCTTGATCACGCTAGGATTGTTCATCCTCGTCATCAATGCATTGCTGTTCCAGTTTGCTGCCTGGCTGCTGAAAGGCTTCGAAGTCAGCGGTTTCTGGTCGGCGTTTTTCGGCTCCCTGCTGTACAGCGTCATCTCGTGGTTGTTGTCCGCGCTCGTTCTGGGGCATGGGCTGAGTTGGGGCGTGGGCAAAGGCGATTCGGGCTTTGTCTAA
- a CDS encoding amino acid permease yields MARSLGALDLVMLGIGAIVGTGIFVLTGTGAMMAGPGLSLSFVVAAIACGLAALSYAEFASSIPIAGSIYTYTYIAIGELAAWLMGWILALEYGLAVSAVSIGWSGYFQSLLNGFGVVLPIALQAAPGSIPGVATLINLPAFLVVMVITSLLAIGIHSTSKVNNVMVAVKIGVVLLVIGVGAFYVRPENWQPFLPMGLGGVFQAAAIMFFAYIGFDAVSGASEEVKEPKRDLPIGIIGSLLVCTILYIGVTIVLTGITPWRDFAGITHPVSLSFQQVGVYWMAGCIDLAAVVGMLTVMLVMAYGQTRLLFAMSRDGLLPPALSKVHPRFKTPYLATWLVGLVFGLIGALVPLQKLAELVNFGTLTAFGMVSACVIVMRRTHKDLPRGFRCPSVPGIPAVSIAMCLFLLAQLQALTWIAFAVWVTVGLIVYFGYARTRAHIGST; encoded by the coding sequence CTGGCCCGATCGCTCGGCGCGCTGGATCTTGTCATGCTGGGCATCGGCGCCATCGTCGGCACGGGAATATTTGTATTGACCGGTACGGGCGCGATGATGGCAGGCCCAGGCCTCAGTCTGTCGTTTGTCGTCGCGGCAATCGCTTGCGGCTTGGCCGCTTTGTCGTATGCGGAGTTCGCTTCTTCGATCCCCATCGCCGGCTCGATCTACACCTACACGTATATTGCGATCGGTGAGCTGGCCGCCTGGTTGATGGGGTGGATTCTGGCATTGGAGTATGGGCTCGCAGTCTCAGCCGTTTCCATCGGGTGGTCGGGCTACTTCCAATCGCTATTGAATGGATTCGGCGTCGTGTTACCCATTGCACTGCAAGCAGCGCCCGGATCCATCCCTGGCGTCGCAACGCTGATCAACCTCCCCGCGTTTCTGGTGGTCATGGTGATCACGTCCCTGCTGGCGATCGGCATCCACAGTACGTCAAAGGTCAATAACGTCATGGTCGCCGTCAAGATCGGCGTCGTGCTGCTCGTGATTGGCGTCGGTGCGTTCTATGTTCGCCCGGAAAACTGGCAGCCTTTTCTTCCGATGGGGCTGGGCGGCGTATTCCAGGCTGCCGCGATCATGTTCTTCGCCTATATCGGATTCGATGCGGTCAGCGGGGCTTCGGAAGAAGTCAAGGAGCCGAAACGGGATTTGCCGATCGGCATCATCGGCTCGCTATTGGTCTGCACGATCTTGTATATCGGCGTGACGATCGTGTTGACCGGGATCACACCGTGGCGGGATTTCGCGGGCATCACGCACCCGGTATCGCTGTCGTTCCAACAAGTGGGCGTCTATTGGATGGCCGGCTGCATCGACTTGGCAGCCGTCGTCGGCATGCTGACGGTGATGCTCGTGATGGCCTATGGACAGACCCGGCTGCTGTTCGCCATGTCGCGCGACGGGCTGTTGCCCCCTGCTCTGTCAAAGGTCCATCCGCGCTTCAAGACCCCTTATCTGGCGACTTGGCTCGTTGGCCTCGTGTTCGGTCTAATTGGAGCCCTCGTGCCGTTGCAGAAACTCGCGGAACTGGTCAATTTCGGTACATTGACGGCTTTCGGCATGGTCTCGGCGTGCGTCATCGTGATGCGACGTACCCACAAGGATCTTCCCCGCGGTTTCCGCTGCCCCAGCGTGCCTGGGATTCCGGCAGTCTCAATCGCGATGTGCCTGTTTCTTCTCGCACAGTTACAGGCACTGACCTGGATCGCATTTGCCGTGTGGGTGACGGTCGGCCTGATCGTCTATTTCGGCTATGCCCGCACGCGGGCTCATATCGGCAGCACGTGA
- the metF gene encoding methylenetetrahydrofolate reductase [NAD(P)H], producing the protein MAAIELSFEFFPPKSAEGVAKLAATRAQLRAFNPRFMSVTYGAGGSTQQGTLDTVKAIAAEGIEAAPHLSCVGASRESLTETLDTFRAAGIRRIVALRGDLPSGMVDAGEFRYASDLVAFIRQHSGDAFHVEVAAYPECHPQSRNAKQDLAHFMTKVNAGADSAITQYFFNADAYFRFVDDARAAGATLPIVPGIMPITNFSQLVRFSEMCGAEIPRWIVRRLESYGDDLPSIRAFGLDVITAMCQRLVAGGVPGLHFYTLNTAVATGDICREIVSV; encoded by the coding sequence ATGGCTGCCATCGAACTGTCGTTTGAGTTTTTCCCGCCGAAGTCCGCGGAAGGGGTGGCAAAGCTGGCCGCCACCCGCGCGCAATTGCGCGCATTCAATCCCCGTTTCATGTCGGTGACGTATGGTGCGGGCGGTTCGACGCAGCAAGGCACGCTGGATACGGTGAAGGCCATCGCTGCCGAAGGCATCGAGGCGGCGCCGCATTTGTCGTGCGTCGGTGCGTCGCGCGAAAGTTTGACCGAGACCCTCGACACCTTCCGCGCGGCGGGTATCCGCCGCATCGTCGCATTGCGCGGCGATCTGCCGTCGGGCATGGTCGACGCCGGTGAGTTTCGCTATGCATCGGATCTGGTGGCCTTCATTCGCCAGCATTCCGGCGATGCGTTCCACGTGGAAGTGGCCGCGTATCCCGAATGCCATCCGCAGTCGCGCAATGCGAAGCAGGACCTCGCGCATTTCATGACCAAGGTCAATGCGGGCGCGGACTCGGCGATCACGCAGTATTTCTTCAACGCCGATGCCTACTTCCGCTTCGTCGACGATGCACGCGCTGCCGGTGCAACCTTGCCGATCGTGCCGGGCATCATGCCGATCACCAATTTTTCGCAGTTGGTGCGCTTTTCGGAAATGTGCGGCGCGGAAATCCCGCGTTGGATCGTCCGTCGCCTCGAGTCGTATGGCGACGATCTGCCGTCCATCCGCGCGTTCGGCCTCGATGTCATCACGGCCATGTGCCAGCGTCTCGTCGCCGGCGGCGTGCCGGGATTGCACTTCTACACGCTGAATACGGCCGTGGCGACAGGCGACATCTGCCGCGAAATCGTCTCGGTGTAA
- the metK gene encoding methionine adenosyltransferase, producing MSNDYLFTSESVSEGHPDKVADQISDAILDGILAQDKYARVAAETLCNTGLVVLAGEITTTANIDYIQIARDTIRRIGYDNTDFGIDYKGCAVLVAYDKQSPDIAQGVDRAHDNNLDQGAGDQGLMFGYACDETPELMPLPIYLSHRLVERQADLRRDGRLNWLRPDAKSQVTVRYVDGKPHSIDTVVLSTQHSPDIELGRLREAVIEEIIKPVMPKELIKGDIKFLVNPTGRFVIGGPQGDCGLTGRKIIVDTYGGAAPHGGGAFSGKDPSKVDRSAAYAGRYVAKNIVAAGLASKALIQVSYAIGVAEPTSVMVNTFGTGKVADDVITKLVREHFDLRPKGIVKMLDLLRPIYEKTAAYGHFGREEPEFTWEATDKAAVLADAAGIKR from the coding sequence GTGTCAAACGATTATCTGTTTACTTCCGAGTCTGTTTCCGAAGGCCATCCCGACAAAGTCGCCGACCAGATTTCCGACGCGATTCTTGACGGCATCCTGGCCCAGGACAAATATGCGCGTGTCGCTGCCGAAACGCTGTGCAATACCGGTTTGGTGGTCTTGGCCGGTGAAATCACGACGACGGCGAATATCGACTATATCCAGATCGCCCGCGATACGATTCGGAGAATCGGTTACGACAATACCGACTTCGGCATCGACTACAAGGGTTGCGCGGTATTGGTCGCGTACGACAAGCAGTCGCCGGATATCGCCCAAGGCGTGGACCGCGCGCACGACAACAATCTCGACCAAGGCGCCGGTGACCAGGGCCTGATGTTCGGCTATGCCTGCGACGAAACGCCCGAATTGATGCCGCTGCCGATCTACCTGTCGCATCGCCTCGTCGAGCGTCAGGCGGATCTGCGTCGCGACGGCCGTTTGAACTGGCTGCGCCCGGATGCGAAGTCGCAGGTCACGGTTCGCTACGTCGATGGCAAGCCGCACTCGATCGACACCGTCGTGTTGTCGACCCAACACTCGCCGGACATCGAGCTGGGTCGCCTGCGTGAAGCCGTGATCGAGGAAATCATCAAGCCGGTGATGCCGAAGGAACTGATCAAGGGCGACATCAAGTTCCTGGTCAACCCGACGGGCCGTTTCGTGATTGGTGGCCCGCAAGGCGATTGCGGCCTGACCGGCCGTAAGATCATCGTCGACACCTACGGTGGTGCGGCGCCGCACGGTGGCGGCGCGTTCTCCGGTAAGGATCCGTCGAAGGTCGACCGTTCGGCAGCGTATGCCGGCCGCTATGTGGCCAAGAACATCGTGGCCGCAGGCCTGGCATCGAAGGCGCTGATCCAGGTCTCCTACGCAATCGGCGTGGCCGAGCCGACGTCCGTGATGGTGAATACGTTCGGCACGGGCAAAGTGGCCGATGACGTCATCACGAAGCTGGTTCGTGAGCATTTCGACCTGCGCCCGAAGGGTATCGTGAAGATGCTCGATCTGCTGCGCCCGATCTATGAAAAGACCGCTGCGTATGGCCACTTCGGCCGCGAAGAGCCGGAGTTCACCTGGGAAGCGACGGACAAGGCTGCTGTGTTGGCGGACGCCGCCGGCATCAAGCGCTAA
- a CDS encoding lipid A biosynthesis lauroyl acyltransferase, which produces MFTRLGTSLAIGLLRFLAILPYGLVARFGAGLGALLYMIPSRRRRIVHINLKLCFPEWDNARREEVARQTFQHAIRSYVERSVQWFGSARKLEKLFQVDSAVDLSDPDMPPTILLAMHFVGIEAGSIFMNHVLKRPCGALYQPLSNPEVDRIAKEARGRFDAEMVSRADSARAVMRMLRARKPVMLGADMDYGERNSAFVPFFGVETCTLTSVARMAIAGRAQVLPIICEVLPNYRGYRLRVFAPWENYPIGDEVADARRMNAFLEEHIRLLPEQYYWVHKRFKTRPPGEPGFY; this is translated from the coding sequence ATGTTTACACGTCTGGGCACCTCTCTTGCCATCGGATTACTCCGGTTTCTCGCCATACTGCCGTACGGCCTGGTCGCGCGATTCGGCGCTGGACTGGGCGCACTGTTGTACATGATCCCGAGCCGGCGGCGTCGTATCGTCCATATCAATCTGAAACTGTGCTTCCCGGAATGGGACAATGCGCGCCGTGAAGAAGTGGCGCGGCAAACGTTCCAGCACGCCATTCGAAGCTATGTCGAACGGAGCGTTCAGTGGTTCGGCAGCGCCCGGAAACTCGAAAAGTTGTTTCAAGTCGACAGCGCCGTGGACTTGAGCGACCCGGACATGCCGCCGACGATCTTGCTCGCCATGCATTTCGTGGGAATCGAGGCGGGGTCGATTTTCATGAACCACGTGCTGAAACGTCCCTGCGGCGCGCTCTATCAGCCGTTATCGAACCCTGAGGTCGACCGTATCGCGAAAGAGGCACGTGGACGTTTCGACGCAGAAATGGTGTCGCGCGCGGACAGCGCCCGCGCGGTCATGAGAATGCTCCGCGCGCGGAAACCGGTGATGCTGGGTGCCGATATGGACTATGGCGAGCGGAACTCGGCCTTCGTGCCGTTTTTCGGCGTCGAAACCTGCACCCTGACCAGCGTCGCCCGGATGGCGATTGCCGGCCGGGCGCAAGTGCTTCCCATCATCTGCGAGGTACTACCGAACTACCGCGGATACCGGCTGCGGGTTTTCGCCCCGTGGGAAAACTATCCCATTGGGGACGAAGTCGCCGATGCGCGCAGGATGAATGCGTTTTTGGAAGAACATATTCGCTTGCTGCCCGAACAATATTACTGGGTGCACAAGCGCTTCAAGACGCGGCCGCCCGGCGAGCCAGGATTCTATTGA
- a CDS encoding Pvc16 family protein, which produces MAIETADPLLGLSSKLLSRVSYLLAERLTTRIDDQLQPEKRGASTVRALGDVSPGIKYTFEIPSDQAKGKATLISLFLYDVHEDNALRHSAMPQWRAQNPASAGKRPIRLCYLITCWFGGKDDDRSSEEDERYAMRISDALLSALISLRGEPLIPGAYCRLLPPSEKLFSLGQFWQALDDSRPRLTLGLTITVPYAPPKRANDAEPPIKIAENNTMLHLRPVANGKLSALDDDAERIVRLLQVVARAPQGVGARANLRDAELQLMDALSKEAKRWRDPKVQAGLLSLLSIPMEATSAFAELAAQLSARAASIQWRSGSDKAGALPADQAIGLALTRRQRGSGVSVADAVVALDRLAEKKWLLWQQGQPPVGNGKRPMSINDMLALAGMFGCVALAYRLKQPILDLDSRTGAQEERQ; this is translated from the coding sequence ATGGCAATTGAAACAGCAGACCCGCTCTTGGGCCTATCGTCGAAACTGCTGTCGCGCGTCAGTTATCTTCTCGCCGAGCGGCTGACCACACGGATTGACGACCAACTGCAGCCGGAAAAGCGGGGCGCGAGCACCGTGCGTGCGCTCGGTGACGTCAGTCCCGGCATTAAATATACGTTCGAGATTCCAAGCGATCAGGCAAAAGGAAAGGCGACCCTGATCAGTTTGTTTTTGTATGACGTTCACGAAGACAATGCGTTGCGCCATAGCGCCATGCCGCAATGGCGCGCGCAGAACCCGGCGTCGGCCGGAAAGCGGCCTATCCGTTTGTGCTATCTGATCACGTGCTGGTTCGGCGGCAAAGACGACGACAGGTCGTCGGAAGAAGACGAACGTTATGCGATGCGTATCAGCGATGCCTTGCTGAGTGCCTTGATCAGTCTGCGGGGCGAGCCGTTGATACCGGGCGCCTACTGCCGCTTATTGCCGCCGTCTGAAAAGCTGTTCAGCCTTGGACAGTTTTGGCAGGCATTGGACGATTCCCGGCCGCGCCTGACCTTGGGGCTGACCATTACCGTACCGTATGCCCCGCCGAAGCGCGCCAACGATGCCGAACCGCCGATCAAAATCGCGGAAAACAACACGATGCTGCACCTGCGTCCCGTCGCCAACGGAAAACTTTCGGCACTGGACGACGATGCCGAGCGCATTGTCCGTCTGTTGCAGGTCGTCGCGAGGGCGCCGCAGGGCGTGGGCGCCCGGGCCAACCTGCGCGATGCGGAATTACAGTTGATGGACGCGTTATCGAAAGAGGCAAAACGCTGGCGCGATCCGAAAGTCCAGGCCGGCCTGCTTTCCCTGCTTTCCATTCCGATGGAAGCGACGAGCGCATTCGCTGAATTAGCTGCGCAGCTTTCCGCGCGCGCGGCGTCGATACAGTGGCGAAGCGGCTCTGACAAAGCGGGGGCGCTGCCGGCGGATCAGGCGATCGGCTTGGCGTTGACGCGGCGCCAGCGCGGCAGCGGCGTGTCGGTTGCCGATGCGGTCGTGGCGCTCGACCGGCTCGCGGAAAAGAAATGGCTGCTGTGGCAGCAAGGGCAGCCGCCCGTAGGAAATGGAAAGCGGCCGATGTCGATCAACGACATGCTGGCGCTTGCTGGGATGTTCGGCTGCGTTGCATTGGCGTATAGGCTCAAGCAGCCCATCCTCGACCTAGATTCGCGCACGGGTGCTCAGGAGGAGAGGCAATGA